The sequence GGTGGCAGGCTTCCAGTTCTCTGCGCTGATGACAGGCAAGCACACCTGGCCCTTCTCATCGATGTTGGGGTGATAGATCTTTGTCTTGAATGTGATCTTGGGAGGCTTGAAAGGGTACTCAGTGGGGAAAATTATTTCAATCCTGAATGCACCTTTGTCATAAGGAGGGTTGTCCTGGAAGGGAGTAAAGAGGGTCAGTAAAGGAAATTGGCAGAAAAAATGTTGGAGCAGTCAAACAAGGACTGGCTACTTACAGGAACAATGAGCCCTTGCCATGACAATAGGTTTGATTCCTCGACTTGAATGTTTCTGAAGTTTTTCATTCCAGACCTGCGAATCTCTTCAAGTTCCTGAGAGAACGAGCAGACAATGTATATTACAGAAGAGAACAATATCAAGATGTGGAGGCCATTTACTGAGCAAGTGATGGACAGAGGTGAAACAGAAAAACTCTGCCCTGTGTCAAAAGCAATATTCACAAACTAGCGTTCCATTTTGGgagaaaatgtgaacaaaactaaaaaataaatgaaatgtgttttcacaaaaCATCTTTTCATATACAGCAACTGGCATTCATGGCCTAAATCtacatgatttgtttttatcatgtgCCCAACAATTAGAGGCACACTCAGTGGTAATAGAAGAAGATAAGCAGAATCAGAAAGACACCCAAAGGTTGGGCTACTTCTTATAGTacgtataaaaatataaaataacaggCTTATCAAATATAACTTCTACAGCTTagtgaaaaatctaaatcagttGTTAATTGAGTTAATTGACTTTCAGTGGAATTACACTGTGATAATGTGATTATGATATTACTTAGCAAGATCCTAACCTGATAGTTGGGTTAATATGTTAATGTGGCGAGAAGCTTGTGACTGACTACGGAATAATTGGCACTTGTCCTTCCAAGCCCATCATGATACTTGCAGTGGGTGCGATTGCTCAGGGCTCTTCCAGGATGTTTAAGTATGGTGGGGAGTAAGGGGAAAGGTAAAGAGGCGGAATTATACACTATATACCAAAATTCTCACATAGCGGTGTGATTCCCATAAAGCAGAGGTCAACGTGAAAACATGAGTCTGACAGATCCTGTTGTAGTCTCAGCTTTTGTGACCAATTTTGTTACTTGTAACAGTCGAACAATAGCCTCATTCTGCACTGCGAAACAGTGCTGTTAACCAAGGCAATACGTTACTCACACCTCAGTCTTTTTTcaggatgattttttttctatcaaatgGCTTTGAAAGCTGAATATTAATAAG comes from Pempheris klunzingeri isolate RE-2024b chromosome 7, fPemKlu1.hap1, whole genome shotgun sequence and encodes:
- the ube2l3b gene encoding ubiquitin-conjugating enzyme E2 L3b is translated as MAASRRLAKELEEIRRSGMKNFRNIQVEESNLLSWQGLIVPDNPPYDKGAFRIEIIFPTEYPFKPPKITFKTKIYHPNIDEKGQVCLPVISAENWKPATKTDQVIQSLIALVNDPQPEHPLRADLAEEYSKDRKKFLKNAEEFTKKHGEKRPMD